A genomic region of Primulina huaijiensis isolate GDHJ02 unplaced genomic scaffold, ASM1229523v2 scaffold14403, whole genome shotgun sequence contains the following coding sequences:
- the LOC140965802 gene encoding ankyrin repeat-containing protein At5g02620-like, with protein MEGLARQQSFHKKQMKKQFTRKRDDTALHSATRAGDLEVVLEILSNNGGGELKELLSKENQSGETALYVASEFNYVDLVKELIKYYDVGSASIKAKNGYDAFHIAAKVGGLEVLKVLIDAIPQLLATVDQSNATPLHTAAAQGHLEVVEFLLDRNSSLATISRNNGKTALHSSARNGHLEVVKAILRKEKGIVTWVDKKGQTALHMAVKGSNANVVDELIASDDTSLTIVDGKGNSALHIATRKGRLQIVQTLLKHKQLNKDAINKSGETAFDTAEKTGHLEIVSILQEYGVKSAKSLTTQQPKNPARELKQTVSDIKHEVRDQIEHTRQTRRKVRGIAKRLGKMQTEGLNNAITSTTLVAVLIATVAFAAIFTLPGQYADNPKEVPPGSSIGEANIAPRLEFSIFLISDSLALFISLAVVVVQTSVVVVEKEAKKLMMTVINKLMWLACAFISVAFLAVCYIIVGDKERWLAIGITVIGTLIMVTTLGTLCYWVIMHRIEASNLRNRRLSARNSRSQSWSVSMIMSDEEIPEDDYKKLYAL; from the exons ATGGAGGGTTTAGCTAGGCAACAAAGTTTCCATAAGAAGCAGATGAAGAAACAGTTTACTCGAAAACGAGATGATACCGCGTTACATTCGGCGACAAGAGCTGGGGATTTGGAAGTGGTTTTGGAGATACTTAGTAATAACGGGGGAGGTGAATTAAAAGAATTGTTGTCTAAAGAAAACCAATCGGGCGAAACGGCGCTTTATGTAGCTTCTGAATTTAACTATGTTGATCTGGTTAAGGAGCTGATAAAGTACTATGATGTTGGTTCTGCTTCAATCAAGGCTAAGAATGGGTACGATGCTTTTCATATCGCTGCCAAGGTTGGTGGATTGG aAGTTCTAAAGGTCCTAATCGACGCCATTCCTCAACTTTTAGCAACGGTGGATCAATCAAATGCTACACCACTTCATACTGCTGCAGCACAAGGTCATCTTGAGGTGGTTGAGTTTCTGTTGGATAGAAATAGCAGTCTTGCCACCATATCAAGAAATAATGGTAAAACTGCCTTGCATTCTTCTGCACGAAACGGCCATCTCGAGGTGGTCAAGGCCATTTTAAGAAAAGAGAAAGGAATCGTGACATGGGTCGATAAGAAGGGACAGACAGCTCTTCATATGGCTGTCAAGGGAAGTAATGCTAATGTGGTTGATGAGCTTATCGCATCAGATGATACTTCACTTACCATTGTCGATGGAAAGGGAAATTCAGCTTTGCACATTGCCACGAGGAAGGGTCGACTGCAG ATTGTTCAAACTCTATTGAAGCACAAACAGCTTAATAAAGATGCCATCAACAAATCTGGGGAGACTGCTTTTGATACAGCTGAAAAAACTGGGCATTTAGAGATTGTGAGTATCCTACAGGAGTATGGTGTTAAGAGTGCAAAGTCCTTAACGACTCAACAACCCAAAAATCCGGCCAGAGAGCTGAAACAAACTGTAAGCGACATAAAACATGAAGTTCGCGACCAGATCGAGCACACACGCCAAACTCGGAGAAAGGTTCGTGGTATAGCCAAAAGGCTCGGTAAAATGCAAACAGAAGGGCTCAACAATGCAATAACCTCAACAACTCTGGTTGCTGTTTTGATTGCCACGGTTGCTTTTGCTGCTATTTTTACTCTCCCCGGTCAGTATGCTGATAACCCGAAAGAAGTTCCTCCAGGATCTTCTATCGGAGAAGCAAACATTGCACCAAGACTCGAATTCTCGATTTTCTTGATATCTGACTCTCTGGCACTATTCATATCGTTAGCTGTTGTTGTCGTTCAGACATCTGTGGTAGTTGTTGAGAAGGAGGCGAAGAAACTAATGATGACAGTTATCAACAAGCTTATGTGGTTGGCTTGTGCTTTTATTTCTGTCGCCTTTCTTGCTGTATGTTACATCATTGTGGGGGATAAAGAAAGGTGGTTGGCTATTGGAATAACCGTTATAGGGACACTAATCATGGTTACGACCCTCGGGACATTGTGTTACTGGGTGATAATGCACCGCATTGAAGCTTCTAACTTGAGAAACCGCCGCTTGTCGGCAAGAAATAGTAGATCACAATCATGGTCCGTGTCGATGATTATGTCGGATGAGGAAATCCCGGAGGATGACTATAAGAAACTTTATGCACTGTGA